Proteins found in one Planctomycetota bacterium genomic segment:
- a CDS encoding aconitase family protein: MAKTLTYKILEAHLVEGRLEAGADIGIRIDQTLTQDITGTMAMMEYEAMGAPPPATELSVNYVDHNMMQLGFENADDHEFLRTFSAKHGMHFSKPGNGICHQVHLERFSAPGKTLLGADSHTPTSGGAAMLAIGAGGLDVACAIAGMPFHLACPKVLG; encoded by the coding sequence ATGGCCAAGACGCTCACCTATAAGATCCTCGAAGCGCATCTCGTTGAGGGGCGCCTGGAGGCCGGCGCCGACATCGGCATCCGCATCGACCAGACCCTGACGCAGGACATCACGGGCACGATGGCGATGATGGAGTACGAGGCGATGGGCGCCCCGCCCCCCGCCACCGAACTCTCGGTCAACTACGTCGACCACAACATGATGCAACTCGGATTCGAGAACGCCGACGACCACGAGTTCCTGCGGACGTTCTCGGCGAAGCACGGCATGCATTTCTCGAAGCCGGGCAACGGCATCTGCCACCAGGTCCACCTGGAGCGGTTCAGCGCGCCGGGCAAGACGCTCCTCGGGGCCGACAGCCACACGCCGACCTCGGGCGGCGCGGCGATGCTCGCCATCGGGGCCGGCGGCCTGGACGTCGCGTGCGCCATCGCCGGGATGCCGTTTCACCTGGCGTGCCCGAAGGTGCTCGG